In Pontiella desulfatans, one DNA window encodes the following:
- a CDS encoding AMP-dependent synthetase/ligase: MTIKDCLNRAANESPDDIALRFKQDGQWTTINYGQLRERVWHVSEMLARLGVVEGDRVAIYRENSPEWFEIYHGIVGIGAIAVPVDAKLREQEVAHIFHDCGVSVVFASCRFAEILAGMKERLRDLRAIVMLDIDERNQHLCDKVDHHTYKGLWQEVAERAMAEGRAFGRMSPTASSPASFIYTSGTTGRQKGAVLTHHNFMSNVDSIDRAVHFTKEDNLVLILPLHHSFAFTTTVLLPVYKHCQVTLVENLKTIKANMAETAPTVMLAVPLLLEKMLARVLDGINSKKIAKLMYDYGLAKVVGKKVKDGLGGALRLVVSGGAPISPATLLGWGKLGFCIVEGYGITETAPVLAVNPPGKPRVGTVGRPLPGVSIEIRNPNPEGVGEIVARGENVMQGYWNNPAETAKVLVDGWYHTGDLGYFDEKGYLVISGRKKSLIVNREGKNIYPEEVERQVLKSTYVLECLAMGYREPGEDTGERVGLIVVPNLEVFDAMEEEGGERLTDGQIEELVRSDIRQQLAALSDYKRPRKIEVRFEEFEKTTTQKIKRYLYAIDTAGN; encoded by the coding sequence ATGACGATCAAGGATTGCCTCAACCGGGCGGCGAACGAAAGCCCGGATGACATTGCGCTAAGGTTCAAGCAGGATGGCCAATGGACTACGATCAACTATGGGCAGCTACGCGAGCGGGTGTGGCATGTTTCGGAAATGCTTGCCCGGCTGGGGGTGGTCGAAGGCGACCGGGTCGCGATCTACCGGGAGAATTCGCCGGAATGGTTCGAGATCTACCACGGCATCGTGGGCATCGGGGCCATCGCGGTTCCCGTGGATGCGAAGCTGCGGGAGCAGGAGGTTGCGCATATTTTCCACGATTGCGGGGTATCGGTGGTTTTTGCCTCCTGCCGCTTTGCGGAAATCCTCGCGGGAATGAAGGAGCGCTTGCGCGATTTGCGCGCGATCGTGATGCTCGATATTGATGAGCGGAACCAGCACCTGTGCGACAAGGTCGACCACCATACCTACAAGGGACTATGGCAGGAGGTTGCGGAGCGGGCCATGGCCGAAGGGCGTGCGTTTGGTCGCATGTCGCCGACGGCCTCTTCGCCGGCTTCCTTCATCTATACCTCGGGAACGACGGGCCGCCAGAAGGGCGCCGTGCTGACGCACCACAATTTCATGTCGAATGTGGATAGCATTGATCGGGCGGTCCATTTCACGAAGGAGGACAATCTCGTGCTCATCCTTCCGCTTCACCATTCCTTTGCCTTCACCACGACGGTGTTGTTGCCGGTATACAAGCACTGCCAGGTGACCCTCGTTGAAAACCTCAAGACCATCAAGGCCAACATGGCCGAGACCGCACCAACGGTGATGCTGGCCGTTCCGCTGCTCCTCGAAAAAATGCTCGCACGCGTGCTGGACGGCATCAACTCGAAGAAGATCGCGAAGCTGATGTATGACTATGGTTTGGCAAAGGTGGTCGGGAAAAAAGTGAAGGACGGCCTGGGCGGGGCCTTGCGCCTCGTGGTTTCCGGCGGGGCGCCGATCAGCCCGGCCACCTTGCTCGGCTGGGGCAAGCTGGGCTTTTGCATTGTCGAGGGCTATGGCATCACCGAGACCGCGCCCGTGCTGGCGGTCAACCCGCCCGGGAAGCCGCGGGTTGGAACCGTTGGCCGGCCGCTTCCGGGGGTGTCGATCGAGATCCGGAATCCCAACCCCGAGGGGGTGGGCGAGATTGTTGCGCGCGGCGAGAACGTGATGCAGGGCTATTGGAACAATCCCGCGGAAACCGCCAAGGTGCTGGTCGATGGCTGGTACCACACCGGCGACCTTGGCTATTTCGATGAGAAGGGCTATCTCGTGATCAGCGGTCGGAAGAAGAGCCTGATCGTCAACCGCGAAGGAAAGAACATCTATCCGGAAGAGGTCGAGCGGCAGGTGCTCAAGAGCACCTATGTCCTCGAATGCCTGGCCATGGGCTACCGCGAGCCGGGCGAGGATACGGGCGAGCGCGTCGGCCTGATCGTCGTGCCCAACCTCGAGGTGTTCGATGCCATGGAGGAGGAGGGGGGCGAGCGGTTGACCGATGG